The Vitis vinifera cultivar Pinot Noir 40024 chromosome 7, ASM3070453v1 genomic interval GATGAATCAATTTTGAGAAATGCTTCATTTTCTGCTGGTTTCTACAATTCAACCTTtccctttgaattttgaaacaaattaattaCAAGAACCGAGCTAAGAGGGAAGTTATAACAGTCTTTTCTCACCAAAGAACTACGAATTCTTCAATGATTACAGCGTTTAAAACTGAAAGCAGCAACACTTTGGGCAGGCTCAGGCGTATCAAAGTGCAGGCCGCAGGAATCTCAACCCCATGTGCTTACTGTTAATATGCTTCCCCTCTTTCCCCTCCACTCTATATCCAGGTAATAATAACGCCAGGTGACAAAACCTTCTCACACTAATTTATAAACATAGCCTATCAGGCGTAGGGTAGGTCAGGTCCTCCGACCTCCTCCTCTATAGAAACTCCACTCAAATGGACTTTAATACAATTATCCACCtttaatgtgaaaattaaaGTAAACAGACTGACAGATTTTCCAAATTCTTTCTGTACTTGTACATGCGGGTTGAGCCTGCAACACTCATCCACCACATGGGATATGATAAGATCGTATTCCCGATATTCAACACGTGTCCGTGACTTACACGACACGCTGTGGAGCGCGTTGTTGCCTAATTTCAACACCGCCATCACCGTATTCATATGGAATCCAATAATGTATCTCGCGATATTTCATAAATATCGCCAAAAGAATCATAATTAAATAGGAAAATGACTTATAACAAATCAACAAAAACAAGCTTTTTCCTCTgtaagaagaaaaggaaaaagaaaaagaaaagaaaaaaaaactaaaattactGACCGATTCCTATGATCGTACCAGAGGAGCAGGCTTATCAGATGTTAAACGAAATAACACTTGTTATTGAATCGTTTGTTCTTCCACAGGGGGGTTTCAGAAGCTTCTCCGTGTATAACCCGCTCAGAACAAATTAAACGGAGCTTCTTCTTACCGATGAAGAGCTATACATGAAGGATAAAGAAGctagaaaagagagaaataattaaattattagacCTGAAAATAATTCAGGGAGCCATTGCCATTGCTTGTGTTTTTGTGGCTTCATGGCTTTAATCTAACCCACTCGTAACGTCCTTCCATTGGCACGTCTTTGACGATATCATAATTGTACCTGAGATGATAAATTTGAAGTTACTGTAATGTTTCCTTTGGGTGCTGAGAAATAATTGGAAAAGAGGAAATGAAATGAAGAGTGGTTGAGTTCTAGTTTCAGTGATGcttcatttggtttttttgTGAAATGGACACTGGACAGTCTAGGTGAATTACGGTTGGCTTGTAGCCTGAGATGAGAATGTGAAGCTCTTGTGTAACTTACTTTTCTGAAAATCGTTTCTGGACGTCTTTTTCGGCGGCAGCAAAGAATTCTTCGAGCTCCGACTCCGACGGCATCTTCTCCACCGTTGATCTGTGGCGGTAATTCGCCTCCGATGGTCTAGCCGTTGACTCCAGGTCGTCAGATTCTGCACGAAGCTCACTCGACGGCGTCGTTTCTCTCCTGCTAAGATATTGCGTGCAAGGAGATGAAGAAATACAGAATTTACATAATACATAGTATATAAAGATATGAGAATCACGGAGAGACTTGACCAAAAGAAATTAAATGCGGACCGTTTGGAATCACTCAATTTAAATTTCGAATTTGAAGAAACGTGAGGAAATTAATTTTGcactaaaattgaaattaattgtATGCATATAAACCTTTCTCTGCAGTCGGAATATGCGGACGTTTCAATTTCTACACTCTCCTCctgcaaaaaaattaattcaaattttgtaCATGAGATGACAAATAAATAGGAGAAGCAATTACAGCGCGAGAAACGGAAATTCAAGAACCTAGAGAGAGAAAGCGCTGAGAAACggaattaaattattattctcCAAAGCTCAATTTCACCTCCAGATCTGCGAATTTCAATCTCTCCTTCACTAGCTCGCTTGATCCGTTACTGGAGCAGCACGACGCCGACACGTGATCCGAGCTAGGACTGGAACACTGATCCTCCTCCGCCACCACTCGTCCAGAATTTCCCGACGGTGCCTCGGAAACCGAATTCTCCGGCGAAATCACGAGGCCACGGCGATTCTTGAGCTGTTCGTACGACGAAGCGAACTTCAATTCCCCACCACCACTGACTTTCCTCCTCTTCACTGTCCCTGAGCTGTCTGCAGCAGCCGCCATGGCAAGAGCTCTCGCTCTGGTCTTCACACCGGCCACCTGAGCCACCTCCATCACTGCAACTTCCCCGATCCCTTTACATTTCCTGATATACTTTCCCATAATTTTCTCTTATTCTGTTGATTCCGGAGAGAGAAAATGAGGGAGACGAAGGTGGGAAGGAGATTGATTCCGTTGAACGGTTCGGATTTGTTTTATGCCATCGTGGTGGTCCTAACTCTGTTAACAATGACGGACGCTCAACAACGGGGTTTTTGACGGCGCCGTTGCGCAGATCGTGGCCTTTGTGGATAACGCCGTTCCTGTGCGGCTGTGCCCCTAATTATTGACGGCCCGCCTTATACCAACCGGTTCGGACCGGTCTTACATGAAAATTACAACGGCTTTTACTCATTCCAAACCGGAGTCCAGTTTCGTTTGGTGCGAAACTGGTCTTAACCATAATTATTGTGCATTGGATGAAATTACCCATCTACCCTCTATTCAtaaagaaacaacaaaaacactCCCTTGATGGTACCTTCCTCCGTTGTTTCCGGTTTATATGCGTTTGTTTCTTTGAGTGGAGTTTAAACACAACTAAATCTgtctaaaatataaatattaattttaggaACTCCCCTTTAAACAACTTgcagataaaaattaaaaattttagttttatatttacataaaatatgtaGACATAAAGTtcaattaaaaagtaaatagtAACTTAATACTCTATTAATAATTCAttgtattttttcaaaaatatatatgaccttttataatggttttattttacataattatcaacaagatttatt includes:
- the LOC100260966 gene encoding cyclin-dependent kinase inhibitor 7 isoform X1, with protein sequence MGKYIRKCKGIGEVAVMEVAQVAGVKTRARALAMAAAADSSGTVKRRKVSGGGELKFASSYEQLKNRRGLVISPENSVSEAPSGNSGRVVAEEDQCSSPSSDHVSASCCSSNGSSELVKERLKFADLEEESVEIETSAYSDCRESRRETTPSSELRAESDDLESTARPSEANYRHRSTVEKMPSESELEEFFAAAEKDVQKRFSEKYNYDIVKDVPMEGRYEWVRLKP
- the LOC100260966 gene encoding cyclin-dependent kinase inhibitor 7 isoform X2, with protein sequence MGKYIRKCKGIGEVAVMEVAQVAGVKTRARALAMAAAADSSGTVKRRKVSGGGELKFASSYEQLKNRRGLVISPENSVSEAPSGNSGRVVAEEDQCSSPSSDHVSASCCSSNGSSELVKERLKFADLEEESVEIETSAYSDCRERRETTPSSELRAESDDLESTARPSEANYRHRSTVEKMPSESELEEFFAAAEKDVQKRFSEKYNYDIVKDVPMEGRYEWVRLKP